One region of Maylandia zebra isolate NMK-2024a linkage group LG10, Mzebra_GT3a, whole genome shotgun sequence genomic DNA includes:
- the tcerg1b gene encoding transcription elongation regulator 1 isoform X1, with protein sequence MADQAESETIGFNDNRMAQQAVRFRGPAPAPTQTPVLRGPPPLLRPPPPPFGMMRGPPPRPPFARPPFDPSMPPIPPPGGMPPPIGPPHLQRPPFLPPPIGNLPPPPGMLFPPGMPPVPTSGNPVLNPAEEIWVENKTPEGKTYYYNARTRESSWSKPDGVKVIQQSELNPLLVAGAAGSGANVGVTASSSSVNTTASTAAAASPTQAPSSAPSRTLTSSPDSITTHSPSASIAATVVADLPPIATVTSSVAVSPVTVVTVSTVPSPVTAVQTVPLLPAALPHSVAQPTAAIPAFPPVMVPPFRVPLPGMHIPLPGVAMMQIVDATCVKAGPSANGMLPGMGPPLVSVMHPQLTLSAAPASMAGSLQLPEWSEYKTADGKTYYYNNRTLESTWEKPQAVLEKEKEAEKAKERLAQEEAEAMEMEDKENKMENTNNEKEETKEEEMTEEEKAAQKARPVATNPIPGTPWCVVWTGDDRVFFYNPTTRLSMWDRPEELVGRADVDKHIQEPPHKRGLEDSKKTGVSKEDPELSIAAEENQDEEPTKAKKRKKEDTKEADSEKEAAMEAELRAARERAIVPLEARMTQFKDMLLERGVSAFSTWDKELHKIVFDPRYLLLNPKERKQVFDQYVKTRAEEERKEKKNKLMQAKDEFRRMMEEAKLTPRTTFSEFAVKHGRDPRFKTIEKMKDREAIFVEFITAMRKREKEDSKSRGEKVKQDFFDLLSEQHIEGGQRWSKVKERLETDPRYKNVESSALREELFKQFMEKQAKNVDIEKERELERQARIEASLREREREVQKARSEQTKEIDREREQHKREEAIQHFKALMSDMVRSSDATWSDTRRNLRKDHRWESASLLEREEKEKLFNEHVEALAKKKKEHFRQLLDETSMVRSEKTGQKKITLTTTWKEVKKVIKDDPRCIKFSSSDRKRQREFEDYIKDKYITAKADFRTLLKETKFITYRSRKLIQESEQHLKDVEKILQNDKRYLVLECVPEERRKLIMFYIEDLDRRGPPPPPTASEPTRRSTK encoded by the exons ATGGCGGACCAGGCAGAGAGCGAGACTATCGGGTTCAACGACAACAG AATGGCGCAGCAGGCAGTGCGGTTTCGTGGCCCTGCGCCTGCGCCTACACAGACCCCGGTGTTAAGAGGCCCACCACCACTCCTTAGGCCACCGCCGCCTCCTTTTGGGATGATGAGGGGACCTCCGCCACGACCTCCGTTTGCACGTCCACCCTTCGACCCCAGCATGCCACCAATCCCTCCACCAGGAGGGATGCCTCCACCTATTGGGCCTCCCCACCTACAG AGACCTCCGTTCCTTCCCCCTCCTATTGGTAACCTGCCACCTCCACCAGGAATGCTGTTTCCTCCTGGGATGCCTCCCGTTCCCACATCTGGAAACCCTGTGCTCAACCCTGCTGAAGAAATCTGGGTAGAGAACAAGACGCCAGAAGGAAAG ACATATTACTACAACGCCCGGACCAGAGAGTCATCATGGAGTAAACCTGATGGTGTGAAGGTCATCCAGCAGTCTGAGCTCAACCCTCTTCTCGTGGCTGGGGCTGCAGGTTCAGGGGCAAATGTTGGGGTGACCGCCAGCTCAAGCAGTGTCAATACTAcagcaagcacagcagcagcagcctcccCTACTCAAGCTCCATCCTCGGCCCCCTCCCGCACACTCACCTCCAGTCCAGACTCCATCACCACCCATTCCCCCTCTGCGAGCATAGCAG CCACCGTTGTAGCAGACCTCCCTCCTATTGCCACAGTGACCTCATCTGTTGCTGTTTCTCCGGTCACTGTGGTGACTGTTTCCACGGTGCCATCTCCTGTTACGGCAGTGCAGACCGTGCCACTGCTGCCAGCAGCCCTGCCTCACAGTGTGGCCCAGCCCACCGCAGCCATACCTGCCTTCCCTCCTGTCATGGTGCCACCTTTCAGGGTGCCTTTGCCAGGCATGCATATCCCTCTACCAG GTGTAGCAATGATGCAGATAGTAGATGCAACCTGTGTAAAGGCAGGCCCCAGCGCCAACG GCATGCTTCCTGGTATGGGCCCGCCTTTAGTTTCCGTGATGCACCCCCAGCTGACGCTCTCGGCAGCTCCTGCTTCCATGGCTGGATCATTGCAGCTCCCCGAGTGGTCAGAGTACAAAACAGCAGATGGGAAAACGTACTACTACAACAACCGGACGCTAGAGTCCACTTGGGAGAAACCACAGGCTGTGTTGGAGAAAG aaaaagaagcagaaaaggCAAAAGAGCGACTTGCCCAGGAGGAAGCTGAGGCAATGGAGATGGAGGATAAGGAGAACAAAATGGAAAACACTAATAATGAGAAGGAG gagacaaaagaagaagagatgaCGGAGGAGGAAAAGGCAGCTCAGAAAGCCAGACCTGTAGCCACCAACCCTATTCCTGGCACGCCATG GTGTGTGGTGTGGACAGGCGATGATCGTGTATTCTTCTACAACCCGACAACTCGGCTCTCCATGTGGGACCGCCCCGAGGAGCTGGTTGGTCGAGCTGATGTTGACAAGCACATCCAGGAGCCACCACATAAGAGGGGTCTGGAGGACAGCAAGAAGACAG GTGTCAGCAAGGAGGATCCAGAACTATCCATTGCTGCTGAAGAGAATCAAGATGAGGAGCCAACCAAAGCCAAAAAGAGGAA GAAGGAGGACACGAAAGAGGCAGACTCTGAGAAGGAAGCAGCCATGGAGGCAGAGCTCCGAGCAGCTAGAGAAAGAGCTATAGTGCCACTAGAGGCCAGGATGACCCAGTTCAAAgatatgttgttggagagaggg GTGTCTGCATTCTCAACTTGGGACAAAGAACTCCACAAGATTGTTTTTGACCCACGTTACCTACTACTGAACCCCAAAGAAAGGAAAcag GTATTTGATCAATATGTGAAGACACGAGCAGAGGAGGAaaggaaggagaagaagaacaagCTGATGCAGGCCAAAGATGAGTTCAGGAGGATGATGGAGGAGGCGAAGCTCACACCAAG GACAACATTTAGTGAATTTGCAGTGAAGCATGGCCGAGATCCCAGATTTAAGACCATAGAGAAGATGAAAGACAGGGAGGCTATCTTTGTGGAATTCATCACCGCTatgaggaagagagaaaaagaggactCCAAGTCTAGGGGAGAGAAG gtcAAGCAGGACTTTTTTGATCTTCTGAGTGAGCAGCACATAGAGGGAGGTCAGCGGTGGAGCAAAGTGAAAGAGAGGCTAGAGACTGACCCGCGATACAAGAATGTGGAGAGTTCTGCACTCAGAGaagagcttttcaaacagttcatGGAAAAACAAGCCAAG AACGTTGACATTGAGAAGGAGCGAGAGCTGGAACGCCAGGCTCGTATTGAGGCCAGTCTCAGAGAGAGGGAGCGGGAGGTCCAGAAGGCCCGATCAGAACAGACCAAAGAGATCGACCGAGAAAGGGAACAGCACAAGAGGGAGGAGGCCATCCAGCATTTCAAAGCTCTAATGTCTGACATG GTCCGTTCTTCTGATGCAACATGGTCAGACACACGTCGTAACCTGCGGAAAGACCATCGCTGGGAGTCAGCTTCGCTGctggagagagaggaaaaggagAAGCTGTTTAATGAACATGTAGAAGCGCTGgccaagaaaaagaaggaacatttCAGACAACTGCTGGATGAGACCAGCATGgtaagaagtgaaaaaacaggaCAGAAAAAG aTTACTCTGACAACCACATGGAAGGAGGTGAAGAAAGTTATCAAAGACGATCCTCGTTGTATTAAATTCTCTTCCAGTGACAGG AAGAGACAGCGGGAGTTCGAAGACTACATCAAAGACAAATACATCACAGCCAAAGCTGACTTCAGGACACTGTTAAAGGAGACAAAGTTCATCACATACAG GTCGAGAAAGCTCATCCAGGAGTCGGAGCAGCATCTGAAGGACGTAGAGAAGATTCTTCAGAACGACAAGCGGTACCTTGTTCTGGAGTGTGTCCCAGAGGAGCGCAGGAAGCTCATCATGTTCTACATTGAAGATCTAGACCGCCGTGGCccgccacctcctcccaccGCCTCTGAGCCTACCCGACGATCTACCAAGTGA
- the tcerg1b gene encoding transcription elongation regulator 1 isoform X4 encodes MADQAESETIGFNDNRMAQQAVRFRGPAPAPTQTPVLRGPPPLLRPPPPPFGMMRGPPPRPPFARPPFDPSMPPIPPPGGMPPPIGPPHLQRPPFLPPPIGNLPPPPGMLFPPGMPPVPTSGNPVLNPAEEIWVENKTPEGKTYYYNARTRESSWSKPDGVKVIQQSELNPLLVAGAAGSGANVGVTASSSSVNTTASTAAAASPTQAPSSAPSRTLTSSPDSITTHSPSASIAATVVADLPPIATVTSSVAVSPVTVVTVSTVPSPVTAVQTVPLLPAALPHSVAQPTAAIPAFPPVMVPPFRVPLPGMHIPLPGMLPGMGPPLVSVMHPQLTLSAAPASMAGSLQLPEWSEYKTADGKTYYYNNRTLESTWEKPQAVLEKEKEAEKAKERLAQEEAEAMEMEDKENKMENTNNEKEETKEEEMTEEEKAAQKARPVATNPIPGTPWCVVWTGDDRVFFYNPTTRLSMWDRPEELVGRADVDKHIQEPPHKRGLEDSKKTGVSKEDPELSIAAEENQDEEPTKAKKRKKEDTKEADSEKEAAMEAELRAARERAIVPLEARMTQFKDMLLERGVSAFSTWDKELHKIVFDPRYLLLNPKERKQVFDQYVKTRAEEERKEKKNKLMQAKDEFRRMMEEAKLTPRTTFSEFAVKHGRDPRFKTIEKMKDREAIFVEFITAMRKREKEDSKSRGEKVKQDFFDLLSEQHIEGGQRWSKVKERLETDPRYKNVESSALREELFKQFMEKQAKNVDIEKERELERQARIEASLREREREVQKARSEQTKEIDREREQHKREEAIQHFKALMSDMVRSSDATWSDTRRNLRKDHRWESASLLEREEKEKLFNEHVEALAKKKKEHFRQLLDETSMITLTTTWKEVKKVIKDDPRCIKFSSSDRKRQREFEDYIKDKYITAKADFRTLLKETKFITYRSRKLIQESEQHLKDVEKILQNDKRYLVLECVPEERRKLIMFYIEDLDRRGPPPPPTASEPTRRSTK; translated from the exons ATGGCGGACCAGGCAGAGAGCGAGACTATCGGGTTCAACGACAACAG AATGGCGCAGCAGGCAGTGCGGTTTCGTGGCCCTGCGCCTGCGCCTACACAGACCCCGGTGTTAAGAGGCCCACCACCACTCCTTAGGCCACCGCCGCCTCCTTTTGGGATGATGAGGGGACCTCCGCCACGACCTCCGTTTGCACGTCCACCCTTCGACCCCAGCATGCCACCAATCCCTCCACCAGGAGGGATGCCTCCACCTATTGGGCCTCCCCACCTACAG AGACCTCCGTTCCTTCCCCCTCCTATTGGTAACCTGCCACCTCCACCAGGAATGCTGTTTCCTCCTGGGATGCCTCCCGTTCCCACATCTGGAAACCCTGTGCTCAACCCTGCTGAAGAAATCTGGGTAGAGAACAAGACGCCAGAAGGAAAG ACATATTACTACAACGCCCGGACCAGAGAGTCATCATGGAGTAAACCTGATGGTGTGAAGGTCATCCAGCAGTCTGAGCTCAACCCTCTTCTCGTGGCTGGGGCTGCAGGTTCAGGGGCAAATGTTGGGGTGACCGCCAGCTCAAGCAGTGTCAATACTAcagcaagcacagcagcagcagcctcccCTACTCAAGCTCCATCCTCGGCCCCCTCCCGCACACTCACCTCCAGTCCAGACTCCATCACCACCCATTCCCCCTCTGCGAGCATAGCAG CCACCGTTGTAGCAGACCTCCCTCCTATTGCCACAGTGACCTCATCTGTTGCTGTTTCTCCGGTCACTGTGGTGACTGTTTCCACGGTGCCATCTCCTGTTACGGCAGTGCAGACCGTGCCACTGCTGCCAGCAGCCCTGCCTCACAGTGTGGCCCAGCCCACCGCAGCCATACCTGCCTTCCCTCCTGTCATGGTGCCACCTTTCAGGGTGCCTTTGCCAGGCATGCATATCCCTCTACCAG GCATGCTTCCTGGTATGGGCCCGCCTTTAGTTTCCGTGATGCACCCCCAGCTGACGCTCTCGGCAGCTCCTGCTTCCATGGCTGGATCATTGCAGCTCCCCGAGTGGTCAGAGTACAAAACAGCAGATGGGAAAACGTACTACTACAACAACCGGACGCTAGAGTCCACTTGGGAGAAACCACAGGCTGTGTTGGAGAAAG aaaaagaagcagaaaaggCAAAAGAGCGACTTGCCCAGGAGGAAGCTGAGGCAATGGAGATGGAGGATAAGGAGAACAAAATGGAAAACACTAATAATGAGAAGGAG gagacaaaagaagaagagatgaCGGAGGAGGAAAAGGCAGCTCAGAAAGCCAGACCTGTAGCCACCAACCCTATTCCTGGCACGCCATG GTGTGTGGTGTGGACAGGCGATGATCGTGTATTCTTCTACAACCCGACAACTCGGCTCTCCATGTGGGACCGCCCCGAGGAGCTGGTTGGTCGAGCTGATGTTGACAAGCACATCCAGGAGCCACCACATAAGAGGGGTCTGGAGGACAGCAAGAAGACAG GTGTCAGCAAGGAGGATCCAGAACTATCCATTGCTGCTGAAGAGAATCAAGATGAGGAGCCAACCAAAGCCAAAAAGAGGAA GAAGGAGGACACGAAAGAGGCAGACTCTGAGAAGGAAGCAGCCATGGAGGCAGAGCTCCGAGCAGCTAGAGAAAGAGCTATAGTGCCACTAGAGGCCAGGATGACCCAGTTCAAAgatatgttgttggagagaggg GTGTCTGCATTCTCAACTTGGGACAAAGAACTCCACAAGATTGTTTTTGACCCACGTTACCTACTACTGAACCCCAAAGAAAGGAAAcag GTATTTGATCAATATGTGAAGACACGAGCAGAGGAGGAaaggaaggagaagaagaacaagCTGATGCAGGCCAAAGATGAGTTCAGGAGGATGATGGAGGAGGCGAAGCTCACACCAAG GACAACATTTAGTGAATTTGCAGTGAAGCATGGCCGAGATCCCAGATTTAAGACCATAGAGAAGATGAAAGACAGGGAGGCTATCTTTGTGGAATTCATCACCGCTatgaggaagagagaaaaagaggactCCAAGTCTAGGGGAGAGAAG gtcAAGCAGGACTTTTTTGATCTTCTGAGTGAGCAGCACATAGAGGGAGGTCAGCGGTGGAGCAAAGTGAAAGAGAGGCTAGAGACTGACCCGCGATACAAGAATGTGGAGAGTTCTGCACTCAGAGaagagcttttcaaacagttcatGGAAAAACAAGCCAAG AACGTTGACATTGAGAAGGAGCGAGAGCTGGAACGCCAGGCTCGTATTGAGGCCAGTCTCAGAGAGAGGGAGCGGGAGGTCCAGAAGGCCCGATCAGAACAGACCAAAGAGATCGACCGAGAAAGGGAACAGCACAAGAGGGAGGAGGCCATCCAGCATTTCAAAGCTCTAATGTCTGACATG GTCCGTTCTTCTGATGCAACATGGTCAGACACACGTCGTAACCTGCGGAAAGACCATCGCTGGGAGTCAGCTTCGCTGctggagagagaggaaaaggagAAGCTGTTTAATGAACATGTAGAAGCGCTGgccaagaaaaagaaggaacatttCAGACAACTGCTGGATGAGACCAGCATG aTTACTCTGACAACCACATGGAAGGAGGTGAAGAAAGTTATCAAAGACGATCCTCGTTGTATTAAATTCTCTTCCAGTGACAGG AAGAGACAGCGGGAGTTCGAAGACTACATCAAAGACAAATACATCACAGCCAAAGCTGACTTCAGGACACTGTTAAAGGAGACAAAGTTCATCACATACAG GTCGAGAAAGCTCATCCAGGAGTCGGAGCAGCATCTGAAGGACGTAGAGAAGATTCTTCAGAACGACAAGCGGTACCTTGTTCTGGAGTGTGTCCCAGAGGAGCGCAGGAAGCTCATCATGTTCTACATTGAAGATCTAGACCGCCGTGGCccgccacctcctcccaccGCCTCTGAGCCTACCCGACGATCTACCAAGTGA
- the tcerg1b gene encoding transcription elongation regulator 1 isoform X2, with product MADQAESETIGFNDNRMAQQAVRFRGPAPAPTQTPVLRGPPPLLRPPPPPFGMMRGPPPRPPFARPPFDPSMPPIPPPGGMPPPIGPPHLQRPPFLPPPIGNLPPPPGMLFPPGMPPVPTSGNPVLNPAEEIWVENKTPEGKTYYYNARTRESSWSKPDGVKVIQQSELNPLLVAGAAGSGANVGVTASSSSVNTTASTAAAASPTQAPSSAPSRTLTSSPDSITTHSPSASIAATVVADLPPIATVTSSVAVSPVTVVTVSTVPSPVTAVQTVPLLPAALPHSVAQPTAAIPAFPPVMVPPFRVPLPGMHIPLPGVAMMQIVDATCVKAGPSANGMLPGMGPPLVSVMHPQLTLSAAPASMAGSLQLPEWSEYKTADGKTYYYNNRTLESTWEKPQAVLEKEKEAEKAKERLAQEEAEAMEMEDKENKMENTNNEKEETKEEEMTEEEKAAQKARPVATNPIPGTPWCVVWTGDDRVFFYNPTTRLSMWDRPEELVGRADVDKHIQEPPHKRGLEDSKKTGVSKEDPELSIAAEENQDEEPTKAKKRKKEDTKEADSEKEAAMEAELRAARERAIVPLEARMTQFKDMLLERGVSAFSTWDKELHKIVFDPRYLLLNPKERKQVFDQYVKTRAEEERKEKKNKLMQAKDEFRRMMEEAKLTPRTTFSEFAVKHGRDPRFKTIEKMKDREAIFVEFITAMRKREKEDSKSRGEKVKQDFFDLLSEQHIEGGQRWSKVKERLETDPRYKNVESSALREELFKQFMEKQAKNVDIEKERELERQARIEASLREREREVQKARSEQTKEIDREREQHKREEAIQHFKALMSDMVRSSDATWSDTRRNLRKDHRWESASLLEREEKEKLFNEHVEALAKKKKEHFRQLLDETSMITLTTTWKEVKKVIKDDPRCIKFSSSDRKRQREFEDYIKDKYITAKADFRTLLKETKFITYRSRKLIQESEQHLKDVEKILQNDKRYLVLECVPEERRKLIMFYIEDLDRRGPPPPPTASEPTRRSTK from the exons ATGGCGGACCAGGCAGAGAGCGAGACTATCGGGTTCAACGACAACAG AATGGCGCAGCAGGCAGTGCGGTTTCGTGGCCCTGCGCCTGCGCCTACACAGACCCCGGTGTTAAGAGGCCCACCACCACTCCTTAGGCCACCGCCGCCTCCTTTTGGGATGATGAGGGGACCTCCGCCACGACCTCCGTTTGCACGTCCACCCTTCGACCCCAGCATGCCACCAATCCCTCCACCAGGAGGGATGCCTCCACCTATTGGGCCTCCCCACCTACAG AGACCTCCGTTCCTTCCCCCTCCTATTGGTAACCTGCCACCTCCACCAGGAATGCTGTTTCCTCCTGGGATGCCTCCCGTTCCCACATCTGGAAACCCTGTGCTCAACCCTGCTGAAGAAATCTGGGTAGAGAACAAGACGCCAGAAGGAAAG ACATATTACTACAACGCCCGGACCAGAGAGTCATCATGGAGTAAACCTGATGGTGTGAAGGTCATCCAGCAGTCTGAGCTCAACCCTCTTCTCGTGGCTGGGGCTGCAGGTTCAGGGGCAAATGTTGGGGTGACCGCCAGCTCAAGCAGTGTCAATACTAcagcaagcacagcagcagcagcctcccCTACTCAAGCTCCATCCTCGGCCCCCTCCCGCACACTCACCTCCAGTCCAGACTCCATCACCACCCATTCCCCCTCTGCGAGCATAGCAG CCACCGTTGTAGCAGACCTCCCTCCTATTGCCACAGTGACCTCATCTGTTGCTGTTTCTCCGGTCACTGTGGTGACTGTTTCCACGGTGCCATCTCCTGTTACGGCAGTGCAGACCGTGCCACTGCTGCCAGCAGCCCTGCCTCACAGTGTGGCCCAGCCCACCGCAGCCATACCTGCCTTCCCTCCTGTCATGGTGCCACCTTTCAGGGTGCCTTTGCCAGGCATGCATATCCCTCTACCAG GTGTAGCAATGATGCAGATAGTAGATGCAACCTGTGTAAAGGCAGGCCCCAGCGCCAACG GCATGCTTCCTGGTATGGGCCCGCCTTTAGTTTCCGTGATGCACCCCCAGCTGACGCTCTCGGCAGCTCCTGCTTCCATGGCTGGATCATTGCAGCTCCCCGAGTGGTCAGAGTACAAAACAGCAGATGGGAAAACGTACTACTACAACAACCGGACGCTAGAGTCCACTTGGGAGAAACCACAGGCTGTGTTGGAGAAAG aaaaagaagcagaaaaggCAAAAGAGCGACTTGCCCAGGAGGAAGCTGAGGCAATGGAGATGGAGGATAAGGAGAACAAAATGGAAAACACTAATAATGAGAAGGAG gagacaaaagaagaagagatgaCGGAGGAGGAAAAGGCAGCTCAGAAAGCCAGACCTGTAGCCACCAACCCTATTCCTGGCACGCCATG GTGTGTGGTGTGGACAGGCGATGATCGTGTATTCTTCTACAACCCGACAACTCGGCTCTCCATGTGGGACCGCCCCGAGGAGCTGGTTGGTCGAGCTGATGTTGACAAGCACATCCAGGAGCCACCACATAAGAGGGGTCTGGAGGACAGCAAGAAGACAG GTGTCAGCAAGGAGGATCCAGAACTATCCATTGCTGCTGAAGAGAATCAAGATGAGGAGCCAACCAAAGCCAAAAAGAGGAA GAAGGAGGACACGAAAGAGGCAGACTCTGAGAAGGAAGCAGCCATGGAGGCAGAGCTCCGAGCAGCTAGAGAAAGAGCTATAGTGCCACTAGAGGCCAGGATGACCCAGTTCAAAgatatgttgttggagagaggg GTGTCTGCATTCTCAACTTGGGACAAAGAACTCCACAAGATTGTTTTTGACCCACGTTACCTACTACTGAACCCCAAAGAAAGGAAAcag GTATTTGATCAATATGTGAAGACACGAGCAGAGGAGGAaaggaaggagaagaagaacaagCTGATGCAGGCCAAAGATGAGTTCAGGAGGATGATGGAGGAGGCGAAGCTCACACCAAG GACAACATTTAGTGAATTTGCAGTGAAGCATGGCCGAGATCCCAGATTTAAGACCATAGAGAAGATGAAAGACAGGGAGGCTATCTTTGTGGAATTCATCACCGCTatgaggaagagagaaaaagaggactCCAAGTCTAGGGGAGAGAAG gtcAAGCAGGACTTTTTTGATCTTCTGAGTGAGCAGCACATAGAGGGAGGTCAGCGGTGGAGCAAAGTGAAAGAGAGGCTAGAGACTGACCCGCGATACAAGAATGTGGAGAGTTCTGCACTCAGAGaagagcttttcaaacagttcatGGAAAAACAAGCCAAG AACGTTGACATTGAGAAGGAGCGAGAGCTGGAACGCCAGGCTCGTATTGAGGCCAGTCTCAGAGAGAGGGAGCGGGAGGTCCAGAAGGCCCGATCAGAACAGACCAAAGAGATCGACCGAGAAAGGGAACAGCACAAGAGGGAGGAGGCCATCCAGCATTTCAAAGCTCTAATGTCTGACATG GTCCGTTCTTCTGATGCAACATGGTCAGACACACGTCGTAACCTGCGGAAAGACCATCGCTGGGAGTCAGCTTCGCTGctggagagagaggaaaaggagAAGCTGTTTAATGAACATGTAGAAGCGCTGgccaagaaaaagaaggaacatttCAGACAACTGCTGGATGAGACCAGCATG aTTACTCTGACAACCACATGGAAGGAGGTGAAGAAAGTTATCAAAGACGATCCTCGTTGTATTAAATTCTCTTCCAGTGACAGG AAGAGACAGCGGGAGTTCGAAGACTACATCAAAGACAAATACATCACAGCCAAAGCTGACTTCAGGACACTGTTAAAGGAGACAAAGTTCATCACATACAG GTCGAGAAAGCTCATCCAGGAGTCGGAGCAGCATCTGAAGGACGTAGAGAAGATTCTTCAGAACGACAAGCGGTACCTTGTTCTGGAGTGTGTCCCAGAGGAGCGCAGGAAGCTCATCATGTTCTACATTGAAGATCTAGACCGCCGTGGCccgccacctcctcccaccGCCTCTGAGCCTACCCGACGATCTACCAAGTGA